One genomic segment of Pedobacter endophyticus includes these proteins:
- a CDS encoding SusC/RagA family TonB-linked outer membrane protein yields MNLKFLRKIAWVLTLMTIISASVIAQTRQITGKVVDQQDGNPIPGVSVGIRGKTNNVSTNDKGEFSLIADPATDELVFSYVGYVRQTIALSGKTTLSISLAEDKKDLEDVVVIGYGTKKRSEILGSVAKIDAKEIEDLPVPNIAAALRNKLPGVGVNTVSGKPGSSITINIRNSAASEQSQLYGVTSEPLYVIDGITVTRDEFDNIDLSMVENISFLKDASAAIYGASGAKGVVLITTKRGSKGKPKISYTGYIGFQDNTSDVKMLSAYEHAMLLNDANIIKNAPTSSLFSDQDLETLKNNPNKSWFDELWKVAATNRHNINISGGSDAITFFAGGNYYNETGNYGGITYSKYAFRSGMTAKILPGLTADVTLNTDFNKKNSDTYKNGGENDQAFFQQLITTPLWVPIQIDGKPVNYNNNTNPLAVTSSGNNIFSKSQGLNINASLNYSPTFIQGLTASVRFGKNNRSGSGGQYIPPYTVYNFKMTGQNGLLYTNEVLNTLTAVGVANTLLLKSTDMASSYQAIGSLNYNRQFGKHSISALAAFDQSENNSESLTVYWRNQVLANVDQYWGFDQSTFTMQENTFGEAVQRSFISRFSYDYDKKYLVEGIARWDASSNFAPGNRWGLFPSLGLGWVISQEDFFKDNIKFVNSLKLRANYGLVGEARVDARLWQSRYKVDPSGYSYNESLFGGLNPSILPNPDISWEKSRTLNLGVDASLFNNRLNVTYEFYNRYSYDMFDKGNNENFPMYAGFEAPILNYQERTAWGHEISIGYRTKLGKDWGLSTDVLFGFGNSRINRMFYNEFQLWDITYPDLKYQFGTNPNTYNSSNYGLISKGMLRTQADLDALLNKYPTYTINGSVPQVGWLYYEDINGDGKITEKDQTIMFDRTNSFGIGFNVGLTWKSFSLNTNFVTRFGGKVFFDAKSKAPASTSVNVPAYWKDHWTPENPNAEFPRYDDASIAAGWNSTFWARSGTLIRINNMTLTYKMPRNFMNKIGIADSRLVLTGNNLWTIINPLDYKDPYSSTIYDYPTLRTISVGLNISL; encoded by the coding sequence ATGAACTTAAAATTTTTACGCAAAATTGCTTGGGTTTTAACACTCATGACAATTATCAGTGCCTCGGTAATTGCCCAAACACGGCAGATTACGGGTAAGGTTGTCGATCAGCAAGACGGCAATCCCATCCCTGGGGTAAGTGTCGGCATTCGTGGCAAAACCAATAATGTGAGCACAAACGATAAGGGTGAGTTTTCTTTAATTGCAGATCCTGCAACCGACGAACTTGTTTTCTCCTACGTTGGCTATGTGCGCCAAACGATCGCACTTTCAGGAAAAACTACGTTAAGCATCAGCCTTGCCGAAGATAAAAAGGACCTCGAAGATGTTGTTGTAATTGGATACGGAACCAAAAAGCGGAGCGAGATATTGGGCTCGGTTGCTAAAATTGATGCCAAGGAGATTGAAGATTTACCGGTGCCAAACATCGCGGCAGCATTACGAAATAAACTGCCCGGAGTAGGGGTAAATACCGTATCTGGTAAGCCCGGCTCATCCATTACGATCAACATCAGAAACTCGGCTGCTTCAGAGCAATCGCAACTATACGGCGTAACTTCCGAACCGCTTTATGTAATTGATGGGATAACTGTTACCAGAGATGAGTTTGATAACATCGATTTATCAATGGTCGAAAATATTTCCTTTTTGAAAGATGCCTCGGCAGCCATTTATGGCGCTTCGGGTGCAAAAGGTGTAGTTTTAATTACCACCAAAAGAGGATCGAAAGGTAAGCCAAAAATCAGTTATACAGGTTATATTGGCTTTCAAGATAATACCAGCGATGTAAAAATGCTGAGCGCCTATGAGCACGCCATGTTATTGAACGATGCCAACATCATTAAAAATGCCCCTACTTCATCTTTGTTCTCAGATCAGGATTTGGAAACCCTAAAAAACAATCCGAATAAAAGTTGGTTTGATGAACTTTGGAAAGTTGCCGCCACCAACCGTCACAACATTAATATATCAGGCGGCTCAGATGCCATTACATTTTTTGCCGGAGGTAACTATTACAACGAAACCGGAAATTATGGCGGTATTACCTACAGTAAGTATGCCTTTAGATCGGGTATGACGGCGAAAATCCTTCCTGGCTTAACCGCGGATGTAACGCTCAACACCGACTTCAACAAAAAAAATAGCGATACCTATAAAAACGGTGGCGAAAACGATCAGGCTTTCTTTCAGCAACTGATTACTACTCCGCTGTGGGTTCCTATTCAAATTGACGGCAAACCCGTAAACTACAATAACAACACCAACCCGCTCGCAGTTACCAGCTCGGGCAACAACATTTTTAGTAAATCGCAAGGTTTAAACATCAATGCATCCTTAAACTATAGCCCTACTTTTATACAAGGCTTAACCGCAAGCGTTCGCTTTGGTAAAAATAACCGTAGCGGAAGTGGTGGCCAGTACATTCCACCATATACGGTTTATAACTTCAAAATGACCGGGCAAAATGGCCTGTTGTATACAAATGAGGTATTAAATACATTAACTGCTGTTGGCGTGGCCAACACCTTGTTGTTAAAAAGTACAGACATGGCATCGAGCTATCAGGCCATCGGATCATTAAACTATAACAGGCAGTTTGGCAAGCACAGCATTAGTGCTTTGGCCGCTTTCGATCAATCGGAGAATAACAGCGAGTCGCTAACAGTTTATTGGCGTAACCAGGTGTTAGCCAATGTAGATCAGTATTGGGGCTTTGACCAGTCGACCTTTACCATGCAGGAAAATACCTTCGGTGAGGCCGTTCAGCGATCGTTTATCAGCAGGTTTAGCTACGATTATGACAAGAAATATCTGGTTGAAGGAATTGCCCGGTGGGATGCTTCATCCAATTTTGCGCCCGGAAACCGTTGGGGATTGTTTCCCAGTTTAGGTTTAGGTTGGGTAATTAGTCAGGAAGATTTTTTTAAGGATAATATAAAGTTTGTAAACAGCCTGAAACTACGTGCCAACTACGGTTTGGTGGGAGAGGCCAGGGTAGATGCCCGTTTATGGCAGTCGCGCTACAAGGTAGATCCTAGCGGCTATTCATACAACGAATCGCTTTTTGGCGGATTAAACCCATCTATATTGCCAAATCCAGATATTAGCTGGGAAAAGTCGAGAACATTGAACCTCGGTGTCGATGCCAGCTTGTTCAACAACAGGTTAAACGTTACCTATGAGTTTTACAACAGGTACTCTTACGATATGTTCGATAAGGGAAACAACGAAAACTTCCCGATGTATGCAGGTTTCGAAGCGCCAATTCTTAACTATCAGGAAAGAACGGCATGGGGACATGAGATTTCAATCGGATACAGAACCAAATTGGGTAAAGATTGGGGCCTCTCAACTGATGTGCTGTTTGGCTTCGGCAACAGTAGGATCAACAGGATGTTTTATAATGAGTTTCAGTTGTGGGATATTACCTATCCCGACCTGAAGTACCAGTTCGGTACCAACCCGAACACTTACAACTCATCCAATTACGGCTTAATCTCCAAAGGGATGTTGCGTACGCAGGCTGATCTAGATGCGCTGTTGAACAAATATCCAACCTATACCATTAATGGTTCTGTGCCACAAGTGGGTTGGTTGTATTACGAAGATATTAACGGCGACGGCAAGATTACGGAAAAGGATCAAACCATCATGTTCGACAGAACAAACTCGTTCGGCATTGGGTTTAACGTAGGGCTAACCTGGAAATCGTTCAGTTTAAATACCAACTTTGTAACCCGTTTCGGAGGTAAAGTATTCTTCGATGCAAAATCGAAAGCGCCTGCAAGTACATCTGTAAACGTACCTGCGTATTGGAAAGACCACTGGACACCAGAAAATCCGAATGCCGAATTTCCTCGCTATGACGACGCCTCAATTGCCGCCGGCTGGAACTCTACCTTCTGGGCAAGAAGTGGTACGCTAATTAGAATAAACAATATGACGCTGACCTACAAGATGCCAAGGAACTTTATGAACAAGATCGGCATAGCCGACTCGCGACTGGTTTTAACAGGCAACAACCTTTGGACGATTATTAATCCGCTCGACTACAAAGACCCATATTCGTCGACCATTTATGATTACCCTACATTGAGGACCATATCTGTAGGTTTAAATATTAGTTTGTAA
- a CDS encoding SusC/RagA family TonB-linked outer membrane protein, with translation MNIKILIKISMSLLLLLVASTALFAQDRKVTGKVVDQADGQGIPGVNVSLKGVPSNVSTNGNGEFTIQVRSNSDVLVFSYIGYIRQQVTVGTQTNIAVKLVSENNDLEDVVIVGYGTQKKASLTAAISQPDLKKVEDVPALSLSAVLRGTMPGVTVGGGVQRPGQAATITVRNPTVLSKDSQQGTNPIYVIDDVVRSQQDFEQLDQSMVESISVLKDAEAAIFGVSGSNGVVLVRTKRGRTGAPRINFSSTVGFSNATKLPELMSGLQLGNYVNDYLNASVYAQTASGTPNNNYINADGYRVINGVPDLTRQTQWYTPDELEYFTNNNHNWLKEAFQTSTLLRNAVNISGGTDKVTYFIGGDYVTQNSNFKGINSDKYGLRASIEAKLSKRLTVSGSISGDVNSTKSYFYKLNSTSESLDNDVASLQNVNPWSEYYINGNPVILGSSNTGGLDNVNFFLVQNSDNFTGGKRYNMNFLGKVTYDIPGVKGLQATFTGNKNINSTNNKQFGTTFTYYKYAGEGANNHIPGGALLGTYTIKNGDRVRLNPVFAENYQLNAGFNYNRSFGKHNISALALVEQRESSSEGVAAMTEGVVAGGLPYQTFTVGTQTSTQSSQLSQDGFQSVISRINYDYDNKYLLQLVYRADGSAKFSPGNNWGSFPAASVGWVISEENFFKDNVKWIDFLKFRANVGLTGTDATKAYQFLRSYNLGTGSSGGAVFNEADRTIAIKTNVAIPNDAVVWDHALKTNYGFDMQLLGGKLSLSGDYFWNHNYDMLATLQSSVSFLIGAAVPTENYGEVNNFGYEFSATWKDKIGDKFTYSFSPFYTWNDNKIIKYDIASGKVGTLEDLTGQSSDAGYFAYKSLGIIRTQADADAIIAQRAAAAGGANKVKILDNFLQPGMINYEDVNGDGMITVADKKYVTNRQNNHNNLGLNFSLGYGPINVNVIAGLSWGGYTSIGGLKASGNGSTVYNNRASYWVDHWTPTNTNAAYPNPYFSSALEDSDFWLVSATQLGITNANVSYTVPNKLTSKIGINSIRVFAQATNPVQFINPFPNNYRDFLTPMGAYPTLRTISFGLNVGL, from the coding sequence ATGAACATTAAAATTTTAATTAAAATTTCTATGTCCTTACTACTCCTATTGGTAGCAAGTACAGCGCTGTTTGCACAAGACCGTAAGGTAACGGGCAAGGTGGTAGATCAGGCAGATGGGCAGGGCATTCCCGGCGTAAATGTAAGTTTAAAAGGTGTTCCGAGCAATGTAAGCACCAATGGCAACGGCGAGTTTACCATTCAGGTAAGAAGCAATAGCGATGTATTGGTATTCTCTTACATTGGCTATATTCGCCAGCAGGTAACTGTAGGCACGCAAACCAACATCGCAGTGAAGCTCGTTTCGGAGAACAACGATTTGGAAGATGTGGTAATTGTAGGTTACGGAACACAGAAAAAAGCCTCGCTAACGGCGGCCATATCTCAGCCCGATTTGAAAAAGGTAGAAGATGTACCTGCCCTTAGCTTAAGTGCCGTTTTACGTGGTACCATGCCGGGTGTAACCGTTGGTGGTGGCGTTCAGCGCCCCGGGCAAGCCGCTACAATTACGGTACGGAACCCGACGGTACTTTCAAAAGATAGCCAACAAGGTACCAATCCAATTTACGTAATTGATGATGTAGTTCGAAGTCAGCAAGATTTTGAGCAACTAGATCAAAGCATGGTCGAAAGTATTTCGGTGTTAAAAGATGCCGAAGCCGCAATATTTGGGGTTTCAGGATCGAACGGTGTAGTCTTAGTACGTACCAAACGCGGTAGAACGGGTGCGCCACGCATCAATTTCAGCTCAACCGTTGGTTTTTCTAACGCCACAAAGCTTCCCGAGTTAATGTCGGGCTTACAATTGGGTAACTACGTTAACGATTATTTAAATGCTTCAGTTTATGCACAAACCGCTTCTGGCACGCCAAATAACAATTATATCAACGCCGATGGTTACCGCGTAATTAACGGTGTGCCCGATTTAACACGTCAAACACAATGGTACACGCCAGATGAGCTTGAATATTTTACCAACAACAATCACAACTGGTTAAAAGAAGCTTTTCAAACCTCAACCTTGTTAAGAAACGCCGTTAACATTAGCGGCGGTACCGATAAGGTAACCTATTTTATTGGTGGCGATTACGTTACGCAAAATTCAAACTTTAAAGGTATCAATTCAGATAAATACGGTTTGCGGGCATCTATCGAAGCCAAGCTATCAAAGCGTTTAACCGTTTCGGGTTCAATTAGTGGTGATGTGAACTCGACAAAAAGTTATTTCTATAAACTGAACAGCACATCAGAGAGTTTGGATAACGATGTGGCCAGTTTGCAAAACGTTAACCCATGGTCAGAATATTACATCAACGGCAATCCCGTTATCCTCGGCTCAAGCAATACCGGCGGTTTAGATAACGTAAATTTCTTTCTCGTGCAAAACTCCGACAACTTTACCGGGGGCAAACGGTACAACATGAACTTTTTGGGTAAGGTTACTTACGATATTCCGGGAGTAAAAGGCTTACAGGCTACCTTTACCGGAAATAAAAATATCAACTCAACCAACAACAAGCAGTTCGGCACCACCTTTACCTATTATAAATATGCGGGCGAAGGTGCCAACAACCACATCCCCGGAGGCGCTTTATTAGGAACCTATACCATTAAAAACGGCGATCGCGTACGTTTAAATCCTGTTTTTGCCGAAAATTATCAATTGAACGCAGGTTTCAATTATAACCGAAGCTTTGGTAAGCACAACATTTCGGCACTAGCCTTGGTTGAGCAACGAGAAAGCAGCTCGGAAGGGGTTGCAGCCATGACGGAGGGCGTAGTTGCGGGAGGTTTACCCTATCAAACCTTTACCGTGGGCACGCAAACCTCAACCCAATCATCGCAATTGAGTCAAGACGGATTTCAATCCGTAATTTCTCGTATTAACTACGATTACGACAATAAGTACTTATTACAGTTGGTATATCGTGCCGATGGTAGTGCAAAATTTAGCCCCGGAAACAATTGGGGAAGCTTCCCGGCAGCATCAGTGGGTTGGGTAATTTCCGAAGAAAACTTCTTTAAGGATAACGTAAAATGGATCGATTTCTTAAAATTTAGGGCAAACGTAGGCTTAACCGGAACCGATGCAACCAAGGCCTACCAATTTTTACGTTCGTACAATTTGGGTACGGGCAGTAGCGGTGGCGCCGTATTTAACGAAGCCGATAGAACCATTGCCATTAAAACGAACGTAGCCATACCGAATGATGCTGTAGTGTGGGATCATGCCTTGAAAACCAATTACGGTTTCGATATGCAATTGTTAGGTGGAAAGCTGAGCTTATCAGGAGATTATTTCTGGAACCACAATTACGATATGTTGGCCACTTTACAATCGTCGGTATCATTCCTGATCGGTGCAGCCGTACCAACCGAGAATTACGGCGAGGTTAACAATTTTGGTTACGAGTTTTCGGCCACATGGAAAGATAAAATAGGAGACAAGTTCACCTATAGCTTTAGCCCGTTTTATACATGGAACGATAATAAGATCATCAAATACGATATCGCCTCGGGTAAAGTGGGTACACTTGAAGATTTAACAGGTCAATCGAGCGATGCAGGCTATTTCGCCTATAAATCATTAGGCATTATCAGAACCCAAGCCGATGCCGATGCCATTATTGCGCAAAGAGCGGCAGCAGCTGGCGGTGCAAATAAGGTGAAAATTTTAGATAACTTTTTACAACCCGGAATGATTAATTACGAGGATGTAAATGGCGATGGTATGATTACTGTGGCCGATAAAAAGTATGTAACCAACCGTCAAAATAACCACAATAACCTCGGTTTAAACTTCAGCTTGGGCTACGGACCGATAAATGTGAACGTAATTGCGGGCTTATCATGGGGCGGATATACCTCCATTGGCGGATTAAAGGCGAGCGGTAACGGCTCAACGGTTTACAACAACAGGGCTTCGTACTGGGTTGATCATTGGACACCAACAAACACCAATGCCGCGTACCCGAACCCATATTTCTCAAGCGCATTAGAGGATAGCGATTTCTGGCTCGTTTCGGCCACACAACTGGGTATAACCAATGCCAACGTAAGCTACACCGTACCCAACAAGCTAACCAGTAAAATCGGTATCAACAGCATCAGGGTATTTGCACAAGCTACCAACCCCGTACAGTTTATTAATCCATTCCCGAACAATTACAGAGATTTTCTAACGCCAATGGGTGCTTATCCTACCTTACGCACCATTTCATTTGGTTTAAATGTTGGTTTATAA
- a CDS encoding fucose isomerase, with amino-acid sequence MRQGNQEEVLLVSSGDLRLSANQNCWAAQVEMEKKLTSAIEKLGRKVKRAHAYDASKKHGFIDSQRMGMDIFRNIDPNQPLIVAESVWQYSHHVLAGLTTHKGPILTVANWSGQWPGLVGMLNLNGCLTKAQIPYSTLWSEDFTDEFFTDNLQEWLLTGKVRYDQTHVRNFMLSKIPKADDKIGRTFARSLREQKVIMGVFDEGCMGMYNAIIPDELLHKTGFFKERLSQSALYAAMLEVTDKEAEAVLNWLLDKGMTFNWGKNEATELTKGQTLEQCKMYIAALRIADDFSCDTIGIQYQQGLKDLTVASDLVEGLLNNEDRPPAFSKTGKELYAKKALPHFNEVDECAGLDALLTYKLWNELGMTGETTLHDIRWGEYYKDENVDGFVWLFLISGAAPAAHFVNGYAGASSDRQPAMYFRLGGGSLKGISRPGFIVWSRVYVMENELHCDLGVGEVVALPDEETKRRWNGTTPEWPIMHAILKGVSRDQLMARHKANHIQVVYTNYEAAAHEACRIKAAAMDELGLKVHFCGDVNLTKKSNSL; translated from the coding sequence ATGAGGCAAGGCAATCAAGAAGAAGTTCTATTGGTTTCAAGTGGCGATTTACGCCTTTCGGCAAATCAAAACTGTTGGGCAGCACAAGTTGAGATGGAGAAGAAATTAACCTCGGCTATCGAAAAGCTGGGGCGTAAGGTTAAGCGTGCCCATGCCTATGATGCATCAAAAAAACATGGCTTTATCGATTCGCAACGAATGGGGATGGATATTTTCAGAAATATCGATCCAAATCAGCCTTTAATCGTTGCCGAAAGCGTTTGGCAATACTCGCACCACGTGCTGGCGGGCTTAACTACCCACAAGGGCCCAATTTTAACGGTAGCCAACTGGAGCGGCCAATGGCCCGGCTTAGTGGGCATGCTAAACCTGAATGGTTGCTTAACCAAGGCCCAAATACCCTACAGTACTTTATGGAGCGAGGATTTTACCGATGAGTTTTTTACCGATAACCTGCAAGAATGGTTGTTAACCGGAAAGGTGCGTTACGATCAAACGCACGTGAGGAATTTTATGTTAAGTAAGATTCCGAAGGCCGATGATAAAATAGGCAGAACATTTGCCCGCTCATTAAGAGAGCAGAAGGTGATTATGGGCGTGTTTGATGAGGGCTGCATGGGCATGTATAACGCCATTATTCCCGATGAGTTGTTGCATAAAACCGGTTTCTTTAAAGAGCGCTTGAGTCAATCGGCGCTATATGCCGCCATGCTCGAGGTAACCGATAAAGAGGCCGAAGCCGTTTTAAATTGGCTGCTGGACAAGGGAATGACCTTTAATTGGGGCAAGAATGAAGCCACCGAACTGACCAAGGGGCAAACCCTCGAACAGTGTAAAATGTATATTGCCGCCTTAAGGATTGCCGACGATTTTAGCTGCGATACCATTGGCATCCAATATCAACAGGGATTAAAAGACTTAACGGTTGCGAGCGATTTGGTTGAGGGCTTGTTGAACAATGAAGACCGTCCGCCGGCTTTTTCCAAAACGGGGAAAGAACTTTATGCCAAAAAAGCATTGCCGCATTTTAACGAGGTTGATGAATGTGCCGGATTGGATGCTTTGTTAACTTACAAACTGTGGAATGAGCTGGGAATGACGGGCGAAACTACTTTGCACGACATCCGCTGGGGCGAATATTATAAGGACGAAAATGTAGATGGCTTTGTGTGGTTGTTCTTGATTTCGGGGGCAGCGCCCGCCGCACATTTCGTTAACGGCTATGCCGGGGCTAGCAGCGATAGGCAGCCGGCCATGTATTTTAGGTTAGGCGGCGGATCGTTAAAGGGAATCAGCCGGCCGGGTTTTATCGTGTGGAGTAGGGTGTATGTGATGGAAAACGAGCTTCATTGCGATTTAGGCGTGGGCGAAGTTGTTGCCCTGCCCGATGAGGAAACCAAAAGGCGTTGGAACGGCACAACTCCTGAATGGCCGATTATGCATGCCATTTTAAAGGGCGTAAGTAGAGATCAGTTGATGGCCCGGCACAAGGCCAATCACATTCAGGTGGTATACACCAATTATGAGGCTGCTGCCCACGAGGCCTGCCGCATTAAGGCCGCCGCCATGGACGAACTTGGCTTAAAGGTTCATTTTTGTGGCGACGTTAACTTAACTAAGAAAAGTAATTCACTATAA
- a CDS encoding DUF3826 domain-containing protein: MMKASILILLLTCSSVITAFAQQMTPDEKAKYVKVITERADKIVANLNIADTKKYEKVRNIIRDQYSNLNDIYTVRDARLKEIKAKHQDNKAERDTAIAKQSRATDAALAKLHKKYIGKLSAELSTEQVDLVKNGMTYNVLPITYKAYQEQILTLTEAQKKQILIWLTEAREHAIDAESSDKKHAWFGKYKGRINNYLSAAGYDLKKEGIEWEKRRKAKAASN; encoded by the coding sequence ATGATGAAAGCATCCATATTAATTTTACTATTAACCTGCTCGAGTGTGATTACGGCCTTTGCCCAACAGATGACGCCTGACGAAAAAGCAAAGTATGTGAAGGTAATTACCGAACGTGCCGATAAAATTGTGGCCAACCTGAACATTGCCGATACGAAGAAATACGAGAAGGTACGAAACATCATCAGAGATCAATACAGCAACCTGAACGATATTTATACGGTGCGTGATGCGAGGTTGAAGGAAATTAAGGCGAAACATCAGGATAATAAAGCTGAACGCGACACGGCCATTGCGAAACAAAGCCGTGCGACTGATGCTGCCTTGGCGAAGCTGCACAAAAAGTACATTGGTAAACTTTCTGCGGAGCTGAGCACTGAACAGGTTGATTTGGTGAAAAACGGAATGACCTACAATGTTTTACCGATTACGTATAAAGCTTATCAGGAACAAATTTTAACCCTTACTGAGGCACAGAAAAAACAGATCTTGATTTGGTTAACCGAGGCACGGGAGCACGCCATTGATGCCGAATCATCAGATAAAAAGCATGCCTGGTTCGGAAAATATAAGGGACGCATCAATAATTATTTATCGGCTGCTGGCTACGACCTCAAAAAAGAGGGGATAGAATGGGAGAAAAGAAGGAAAGCCAAGGCTGCGAGCAACTAA
- a CDS encoding RagB/SusD family nutrient uptake outer membrane protein: MKFYNKPTLFIGIMAMLTICISSCKKDFFDLKDRNGMDSRIWDNEGSIQFLLNDTYDVIMPDYPYEVTADNVLFASDEDKFSSSESIMRKAIGVNGVLTSNDVKYIATKYQGTKGDNRYFDIARCNTAIKEISNGSLPQTAKDKLRGQFFALRALTYFQLTRLYGGVPLVLEPQNPDNLTLTGRAKAAQCIDAIVNDLDSAMKLLDGVTWNDATERGKFTRRAAAALKARVLLYWASPQFNPLDNATHPFDQSRWQRAYAASKEAYDICKASGSALMPNYSDVFLKEGTTNTEAIIVRSYSSKLAKRGQNVEQKSRPTEEGGNASAYTPTLQLVNAYTMKDGVPVGQASSFTYDPVIFWANRDPRFDATIAYNGSTWKLSGIANRRQWNYVSGVTEASPQGFYLKKFTDPDLAKGSVIYANDFGGNGLDWVELRFAEVIMNYAECANEIGNLQEAKDLIKLIRIRAGIVQGTRNYGLDLATSKEQMRDLILNERMVEFCFEGKRSFDLRRTRKLHLLSGNMQTIQWSVKTAALKTELETVNSNGVRFRESININDKTTFNKYFTTANVNLGATGFGALDTYYFYALPSTFMNSSPLLDQTIGWDGGTFDPL; this comes from the coding sequence ATGAAATTTTATAATAAACCGACATTGTTTATTGGGATAATGGCAATGCTCACCATATGCATTTCTTCTTGCAAAAAGGACTTCTTCGATTTGAAAGATAGAAATGGAATGGACTCGAGAATCTGGGACAACGAAGGCTCAATTCAGTTTCTGCTAAACGATACCTACGATGTGATCATGCCAGATTATCCCTACGAGGTAACCGCAGATAACGTACTGTTTGCCAGCGACGAGGACAAGTTTTCTTCGTCAGAATCGATTATGAGGAAGGCCATTGGCGTTAACGGGGTGCTCACTTCAAACGACGTAAAATATATAGCCACTAAATACCAGGGAACCAAAGGCGATAACCGCTATTTCGACATTGCCCGTTGCAATACCGCAATTAAAGAAATCAGCAACGGATCGCTGCCTCAAACCGCGAAAGATAAGCTTCGCGGGCAATTTTTTGCGCTCAGGGCATTAACCTATTTCCAGTTAACACGCCTGTATGGCGGTGTGCCATTGGTTTTAGAGCCACAGAACCCCGATAACCTTACCTTAACCGGAAGGGCAAAAGCGGCACAGTGTATCGATGCCATTGTTAACGATTTAGATTCGGCGATGAAATTATTAGATGGCGTAACCTGGAATGATGCCACTGAACGTGGCAAATTTACACGGCGTGCCGCGGCGGCATTAAAAGCCCGCGTATTGTTGTACTGGGCAAGTCCCCAATTTAACCCACTCGATAACGCGACACATCCTTTTGATCAGAGCAGGTGGCAGCGGGCCTATGCGGCCAGCAAAGAGGCATACGACATTTGCAAAGCCTCGGGAAGTGCGTTAATGCCCAATTATTCGGATGTATTTTTAAAAGAAGGCACAACAAATACCGAAGCTATAATTGTGCGCTCGTATTCGAGTAAGCTGGCCAAGCGAGGGCAGAATGTAGAACAAAAAAGCAGACCAACTGAAGAGGGCGGAAACGCATCGGCATATACCCCGACGTTACAGTTAGTAAATGCTTATACGATGAAAGATGGTGTGCCAGTTGGTCAGGCCAGTTCTTTTACATACGATCCGGTAATTTTTTGGGCCAACCGCGACCCGCGTTTCGATGCTACGATAGCTTATAACGGAAGCACGTGGAAACTGAGCGGCATTGCCAACAGACGCCAATGGAACTATGTTAGCGGGGTAACAGAAGCATCGCCACAAGGGTTCTATCTAAAAAAGTTTACTGATCCCGATTTGGCGAAAGGTTCGGTAATTTATGCCAATGATTTCGGTGGCAATGGCCTCGACTGGGTAGAACTCCGCTTTGCCGAGGTAATTATGAATTATGCAGAATGTGCAAACGAAATAGGCAACCTTCAGGAAGCAAAAGACCTGATTAAACTGATCAGGATAAGGGCAGGCATTGTGCAGGGTACGCGAAACTATGGTTTGGATCTGGCCACTTCTAAAGAGCAAATGCGTGATTTGATTTTGAACGAACGCATGGTCGAGTTCTGTTTTGAAGGGAAAAGAAGCTTTGATTTGCGCAGAACCCGTAAGCTGCATTTATTGAGCGGCAACATGCAAACCATACAATGGAGTGTGAAAACTGCAGCATTAAAAACCGAACTGGAAACCGTAAATTCAAATGGTGTTCGCTTTAGAGAAAGCATCAACATTAATGATAAAACTACATTTAACAAGTATTTTACCACTGCCAATGTAAACCTCGGTGCAACTGGTTTTGGAGCGTTAGATACCTACTACTTTTACGCCCTGCCATCTACATTTATGAACTCGAGCCCGCTGCTAGATCAAACTATCGGATGGGATGGCGGCACTTTCGATCCTTTGTAA